From the Vidua chalybeata isolate OUT-0048 chromosome 28, bVidCha1 merged haplotype, whole genome shotgun sequence genome, one window contains:
- the ZNF703 gene encoding zinc finger protein 703 — protein sequence MSGAPGGPRPRTPPSRGAAAAPSPRPPPADPLRQASRLPIRVLKMLSAHGGHLLHPEYLQPLSSTPVSPIELDAKKSPLALLAQTCSQIGKPDPPPSSKLNAVAAAAPAAEKEPSARPAALKPPGSGDAPAEDKSSFKPYSKGGGEPRKEGGADKAGFRVPSAACPPFPPHAAASPGGSRGASPQHPDPKGAEEKKDPEGGKPSPEGTGGALGRGVAEPGAHGEPPSGRKSEPPALPPAGHVAPVSPYKPGHSVFPLPPSSIGYHGSIVGAYAGYPSQFVPGLDPTKPGLVGSQLPGALGLPGKPPSSSPLTGASPPSFMQGLCRDPYCLSYHSASHLGSSNCSSCVHDPGSLKSGYPLVYPTHPLHSVHTTLSSSGTPSLPGHPLYTYGFMLQNDPLPHICNWVSASGPCDKRFATSEELLTHLRTHTALPGAEKLLAGYPTSGLGSAASCHLHLPPAAPGSPNTLPASLSLRSPHTLGLNRYHPYGKSHLPAAGALPVPSLPAAGPYYSPYALYGQRLTSASALGYQ from the exons ATGAGCGGCGCTCCCGGCGGGCCCCGGCCGAGGACCCCGCCGAGCCGCggagccgcggccgccccgtcgccccggccgccccccgccgACCCGCTGCGCCAGGCCAGCCGGCTGCCCATCCGCGTCCTGAAGATGCTCAGCGCCCACGGCGGCCACCTCCTGCACCCCGAGTACCTCCAGCCGCTCTCCTCCACGCCCGTCAGCCCCATCGAG CTGGACGCCAAGAAGAGCCCGCTGGCGCTGCTGGCCCAGACCTGCTCGCAGATCGGGAAGCCCGACCCGCCGCCCTCCTCCAAGCTGAACGCCGTGgcggccgccgcgcccgccgccgaGAAGGAGCCCTCCGCCCGGCCCGCCGCGCTGAAGCCGCCGGGCAGCGGGGACGCGCCCGCCGAGGACAAGTCGAGCTTCAAGCCCTACTCGAAGGGCGGCGGGGAGCCGCGCAAGGAGGGCGGCGCGGACAAGGCCGGCTTTCGGGTGCCCAGCGCCGCGTGCCCGCCGTTCCCCCCGCACGCCGCCGCCTCGCCCGGCGGCTCCCGCGGGGCCTCGCCGCAGCACCCCGACCCCAAGGGCGCCGAGGAGAAGAAGGACCCGGAGGGCGGCAAGCCCAGCCCCGAGGGGACGGGCGGGGCGCTGGGGCGCGGGGTGGCGGAGCCCGGGGCGCACGGCGAGCCCCCCTCGGGCCGCAAGTCGGAGCCCCCCGCGCTGCCGCCCGCCGGCCATGTGGCCCCCGTGTCGCCCTACAAGCCGGGCCACTCCGTCTTCCCCCTGCCGCCCTCCAGCATCGGCTACCACGGCTCCATCGTCGGCGCCTACGCCGGCTACCCGTCCCAGTTCGTGCCCGGGCTGGACCCCACCAAGCCGGGGCTGGTGGGCAGCCAGCTGCCGGGGGCGCTGGGGCTGCCGGGCAAACCGCCCAGCTCCAGCCCGCTCACCGGGGCCTCGCCGCCCTCCTTCATGCAGGGATTATGCCGGGACCCGTACTGCCTGAGCTACCACAGCGCCTCGCACCTGGGCTCCAGCAACTGCTCCAGCTGCGTGCACGACCCCGGCAGCCTCAAGAGCGGATACCCCTTGGTGTACCCCACGCACCCCCTGCACTCGGTGCACACCACGCTCTCCTCCAGCGGCACCCCCAGCCTGCCCGGCCACCCCCTCTACACCTACGGCTTCATGCTGCAGAACGACCCCCTGCCCCACATATGCAACTGGGTGTCTGCCAGCGGACCCTGCGACAAGAGGTTTGCCACCTCGGAGGAGCTGCTCACCCACCTACGGACCCACACGGCCCTGCCGGGGGCCGAGAAACTCTTGGCGGGCTACCCTACCTCCGGGCTGGGCTCCGCGGCCTCCTGCCACCTGCAcctcccgcccgccgcccccgggaGCCCCAACACCTTACCGGCCTCGCTCTCCTTGAGGAGCCCACACACTTTGGGACTAAACAGGTACCACCCCTACGGCAAGAGCCACTTGCCCGCGGCCGGCGCCCTGCCCGTGCCCTCCTTGCCGGCCGCCGGACCTTACTACTCCCCGTACGCGCTCTACGGCCAAAGACTCACGTCAGCCTCGGCTTTGGGATATCAGTGA